The following coding sequences are from one Paenibacillus stellifer window:
- a CDS encoding family 10 glycosylhydrolase, with amino-acid sequence MKRKSWIIGLLLIVLMMPFVQPGAAHSAAASITLELDGSTLASEVPPYLNAKNVTMVPLGVISKGLKAGVQWNQSTKTVTVTKGGDELKLTSGKSSAQVNGASVALDSSVLIRQGRVMVPIRFVAEQLGLQVVWNKAEQLISLYTLAEVPDVTTPVTPTVPTVPSVPSPTVPTIPGTGKAMKGVWISTVFNLDWPSASSAGKADKQKQEYTALLDKLQAVGFNAVFVQVRPSGDSLYPSALVPWSKVLSGTQGKDPGYDPLAFMIEETHKRGMQFHAWFNPFRATTDGNTSQLASSHIVKAHPDWVVQMSSKADNKYYINPGIPEARQSIIDTVLEVVKGYDIDGVHLDDYFYPSSSFPDDSTYKAYNAKGIASVADWRRDNINDFVQQLGAQIHAVKPAVSYGISPFGVWRNSSKDSTGSDTKAGVSAYDDMYADVRMWIQQGWVDYVAPQIYWSLSFNTARYDKLVDWWVNEVKGTGVKLYIGQAAYKVGAADQSAEWQSGQQIINQLKYNETYSEVQGSIMFRANDITVRNPGDLTSLLTFYFKS; translated from the coding sequence ATGAAACGAAAAAGTTGGATTATCGGACTACTGCTAATCGTACTCATGATGCCGTTCGTACAGCCGGGAGCCGCCCATTCGGCAGCTGCTTCCATTACACTGGAACTGGACGGTTCAACTCTGGCATCTGAGGTGCCGCCTTATTTGAATGCCAAAAATGTCACGATGGTGCCGCTCGGTGTCATCAGCAAGGGTCTGAAAGCCGGCGTTCAGTGGAACCAGAGCACCAAGACGGTAACGGTTACCAAAGGCGGAGACGAGCTCAAGCTTACGAGCGGTAAGAGCAGCGCGCAGGTGAACGGCGCTTCCGTCGCTCTCGACAGCTCGGTTCTGATCCGGCAGGGACGCGTCATGGTCCCGATCCGTTTTGTTGCGGAGCAGCTTGGCCTCCAGGTTGTCTGGAACAAGGCGGAGCAGCTCATATCCTTGTACACGCTTGCCGAGGTTCCCGACGTTACGACCCCGGTGACTCCAACCGTGCCGACTGTCCCCAGTGTTCCATCGCCAACGGTGCCGACTATTCCCGGCACCGGCAAGGCGATGAAGGGGGTCTGGATTTCCACGGTATTCAATCTGGACTGGCCTTCGGCATCGTCTGCGGGGAAGGCGGACAAGCAGAAGCAGGAATACACAGCGCTGCTTGACAAGCTGCAGGCTGTCGGCTTCAACGCAGTTTTTGTACAAGTGCGTCCGTCGGGCGACAGTTTGTATCCCTCCGCGCTCGTGCCCTGGTCGAAGGTGCTTAGCGGCACGCAGGGCAAGGACCCCGGTTACGATCCGCTCGCTTTCATGATTGAGGAGACGCATAAACGCGGCATGCAGTTTCACGCCTGGTTCAATCCGTTCCGCGCGACTACCGATGGCAACACATCCCAGCTAGCGTCAAGCCATATCGTCAAGGCGCATCCCGATTGGGTCGTACAAATGAGTAGTAAAGCGGATAATAAATACTATATCAATCCCGGAATTCCCGAAGCCCGGCAGAGCATAATCGATACGGTGCTTGAAGTGGTGAAGGGTTACGATATTGACGGCGTTCATCTGGACGATTACTTCTACCCGTCCTCTTCTTTTCCGGACGACAGCACATATAAAGCTTATAACGCCAAGGGCATAGCATCCGTAGCCGATTGGCGGCGAGACAACATCAACGACTTCGTGCAGCAGCTCGGCGCCCAGATTCACGCGGTGAAGCCGGCTGTCTCCTATGGCATTAGCCCTTTCGGAGTGTGGCGCAACAGCAGCAAGGACAGCACGGGTTCGGATACCAAAGCGGGCGTAAGTGCCTATGACGACATGTACGCCGATGTGCGGATGTGGATCCAGCAGGGCTGGGTCGATTATGTGGCTCCGCAGATTTACTGGAGTCTCTCCTTCAACACAGCCAGATACGACAAGCTGGTCGATTGGTGGGTGAACGAGGTGAAGGGCACCGGCGTCAAGCTGTACATCGGACAGGCGGCGTATAAGGTGGGAGCTGCCGATCAAAGCGCCGAGTGGCAGAGCGGCCAGCAGATCATCAACCAATTGAAGTACAACGAAACCTACAGTGAGGTCCAGGGAAGCATCATGTTCCGCGCCAATGATATAACCGTACGCAATCCTGGCGATTTGACGAGCCTGCTGACTTTTTATTTTAAATCATGA
- the mntR gene encoding transcriptional regulator MntR — protein MPTPSMEDYLERIYKLIDEKGYARVSDIAEGLEVHPSSVTKMIQKLDKDEYLIYEKYRGLVLTTKGKRVGKRLVDRHQLLEEFLAMIGVQEQNIYRDVEGIEHHLSWDSITCIETLVEFFRRDEARLKALSDIQQELLKES, from the coding sequence ATGCCAACACCCAGCATGGAGGATTATCTGGAGCGCATCTACAAGCTGATCGATGAAAAGGGCTATGCGCGGGTTTCGGACATTGCAGAGGGACTGGAAGTGCATCCTTCGTCCGTTACTAAAATGATCCAAAAACTGGACAAAGATGAGTACCTGATTTACGAGAAATACCGGGGGCTTGTGCTTACCACGAAAGGCAAGAGAGTCGGTAAGCGTCTGGTTGACCGGCATCAGCTGCTGGAGGAGTTTCTCGCCATGATCGGGGTACAGGAGCAGAATATCTACAGGGATGTGGAAGGAATCGAGCATCACCTTAGCTGGGATTCCATAACCTGCATTGAGACGCTGGTGGAATTTTTCCGCCGGGACGAAGCGAGGCTGAAGGCGCTCAGCGACATTCAGCAGGAGCTTCTCAAAGAATCCTGA
- a CDS encoding cytochrome c biogenesis CcdA family protein, whose translation MPDVNTGLALAAGLASFISPCCLPLYPSYLSYITGLSAGQLRAGEQRRSARLHTMSHTLAFILGFSAVFYSLGFGAGLFGRVFAEHRELIRQLSAILIVGMGLFLLGVFQPAVLMRERKLEIGRRPAGYIGSFIFGIGFSAGWSPCIGPILTAIIALSASEPGSWLRLITAYSIGFALPFFALAFFLGGARRLLKYSVVFMKAGGTLMVLMGVLLFTDQMFRITVWLQSMTPEWLKF comes from the coding sequence ATGCCGGATGTCAATACGGGACTTGCTTTGGCTGCCGGACTGGCCTCGTTCATTTCCCCCTGCTGCCTTCCGCTGTATCCTTCCTACTTGTCGTACATAACCGGCCTGTCGGCCGGCCAATTAAGAGCGGGGGAACAGCGCCGGAGCGCCCGTCTGCACACGATGAGCCATACACTGGCCTTTATCCTTGGATTTTCCGCCGTATTTTATTCGCTGGGCTTCGGAGCCGGGCTGTTCGGCCGGGTCTTTGCGGAGCATCGTGAACTGATCCGGCAGCTGTCCGCCATTCTGATTGTGGGAATGGGGCTGTTCCTGCTCGGTGTCTTCCAGCCGGCTGTTTTGATGCGTGAGCGGAAGCTTGAGATTGGCCGGAGACCTGCCGGATATATCGGTTCTTTTATTTTCGGGATCGGCTTCTCGGCCGGGTGGTCGCCCTGCATCGGTCCCATTCTGACGGCGATTATCGCTTTGTCGGCAAGTGAGCCGGGGTCGTGGCTCAGGCTGATTACGGCGTACAGCATCGGTTTTGCGCTTCCCTTTTTTGCCTTGGCCTTTTTTCTGGGAGGGGCAAGGAGGCTGCTAAAATACTCAGTGGTATTTATGAAGGCAGGGGGCACGCTAATGGTCTTGATGGGCGTCCTGCTGTTCACCGATCAGATGTTCCGCATTACAGTCTGGCTGCAAAGCATGACGCCGGAGTGGCTCAAATTCTGA